The Streptomyces liliiviolaceus sequence TCGTGCTGGTCGACTCTCCGACTCTCCTCACGTCTCGTGGCTGCTGCCCTCCCGCACTTCCGCATTCCTGCACTTCCGCACTCCTGCCATCGAGCTGTCGAGCCATGCGAACGAGGAGCATTTCCATGACCGTGACCATTCCGCAGGCCGGCGTACCGACGCTGCGTGAGGCCCGCGTGCCGACGGGCGGCATCTACGAGGGCGCCCGTGAGCTGCGGCGCCTGCCCGAGGGCGGGTCCGACCGCCCCTACGATCTCTTCGAACTCGTCCCTCAGGCGGCCACGATCGGCGCGGAGATACGAGGCGTCGATCTCTCACGACCGCTGGACCCCGCCCTGCGCGAGGAGCTCGACCGGGCGCTGCTGGAGTGGAAGGTGCTCTTCTTCCGCGCCCAGCACCTCACCTCCGAGCAGCAGAGCGGCTTCGCCCGCAACTGGGGCGAGCTGGAGACCAATCCCCTGCTCGCCCGCGGCTCCAGCGCCGACGTGGTGCGCTTCGACAAGAGGGCCGGCGCCACACCGACCTTCGAGAACGTGTGGCACGCGGACGTCACCTTCCGGGAGCGGCCCGCGCTCGGTGCCGTGCTCCAGCTGCGCGAGGTGCCGCCCTTCGGCGGAGACACCATGTGGGCGGACATGGCCGTCGCGTACGACAACCTCTCGCAGGAGGTGAAGAACCGTATCGACGGGGCCACGGCCGTGCACGACTTCATCCCCGGCTTCGCCCGCTTCTACGGCCCCGAGCGGCTCGCCCCGTTCCAGGACGCCTTCCCGCCCGTGGAGCACCCGGTCGTGCGCACGCATCCGGAGACCGGCAGGAAGCTGCTGTTCGTGAACACCTCCTTCACCACCCGTATCACCGGCCTGCCCCGCGAGGAGAGCGACCAGCTGCTGCGCCACCTCGTACAGCAGGCGCATGTTCCGGAGTACCAGGTGCGTTTCCGCTGGCAGGCCGGGGACGTCGCCTTCTGGGACAACCGTGCCACCCAGCACTACGCGGTGAACGACTACGGCTCGCACCGCCGCGTGGCGGAACGCGTCGCCATCGCCGGCGACCGCCCGTTCTGAGGCGGGAGAGCGCCCGTACCGAGCACGTCACCCGGCCCTTGGACCAGGACGGTCCAGGGGCCGGTGCCGTGGCTCTTCCGAAATGTTCTTGTCATGTACCTGTACAGACCTTCGGTGTCGTGCTGTCATGCCAACCATCACCCTTTCCAACGTTGTACAGGCTGGGAAGCCGAGCCGCCAGCCTTCTCTCCGTACGTGTACGTCCTTGCCCCACGACACCCAAGGAGTCACGATGCGCAGCACCACCCCGGACCCGCGCCCCTGGGCAGTCTGGCTGAGACGGCGGGCGAGGCGGATCACCACCGTGCTCGCCACCCTCGCGCTGGTCTGCACGGCCGCCCTGACCGCCACGGGCACCGTGCAGGCCGCACCGGCCGCGTGGACGCCCAAGCCCTCTCCCATGACGACCCCGTGGACCAACCAGGTATCGGTGGACAATCCGCTGCCGGAGTACCCGCGTCCGCAGCTCACCCGTCCCGACTGGGCCAATCTCAACGGCATCTGGGACTTCGCGGTCACCTCGGCGGACGCGGGCCAGCCCGCGTCGTTCTCCGAGCAGATCCGGGTGCCGTTCGTCGCCGAGTCGGCGCTGTCCGGTATCCAGCGCAAGATCACCCAGAACGACAAGCTCTGGTACAAGCGCACCTTCACGGTCCCGGCCGGCTGGAACGGCCGCCGCGTGCAGCTCAACTTCGGTGCCAGCGACTGGCGTACGACGGTCTGGGTCAACGGCAGCCAGGCCGGCGCCACGCACAGCGGGGGCTACGACTCCTTCTCGTACGACATCACCGGTCTGCTCAACGGCGGCACCAACACGATCGTCGTGTCCGTCTGGGACCCCAGTCAGACGGGCATCGGGGCGGTCGGCAAGCAGCGCATCAGCGACGTGGCGCCGCACCCCGGGGGCGGCATCTTCTACACCGCGGCTTCCGGCATCTGGCAGACGGTGTGGCTGGAACCGACGGCGGCGGCGCACATCACGCGTCTTGACATGGTGCCCGACCTCACGAACAACACCCTCAAGGTCACCGTCAGGGGCGACGGAATCTCCGGGCAGAGCGCCCGGGTGACCGTGTCCTCCGGCTCGACCACGGTGGGCACGGCGACCGGCGCGGTCGGCGGCACGATCACCGTGGCCATCCCGAATCCGCATCTGTGGACCCCCGAGGATCCGTTCCTGTACGACGTGAAGGCCGATCTGCTCTCCGGTTCGACCGTCGTCGACTCCGTCGGCGGCTACAGCGGGATGCGTTCCGTGGGGGTCGCACGGGTCGACGGCGTCCTGCGTCCCGTCCTCAACGGCAAGTTCGTCTTCCAGACCGGCACGCTCGACCAGGGCTACTGGCCGGACGGCATCTACACCGCGCCGACCGACGACGCCCTCAAGTACGACCTGCAGAAGCACAAGGACCTCGGCTTCAACATGGTGCGCAAGCACATCAAGGTCGAGCCGCAGCGCTGGTTCTACTGGGCGGACAAGCTGGGGCTGCTGGTCTGGCAGGACATGCCCGCGATGGACACCCGCACCCCCGACAGCGCCGCCCGCACCCAGTGGGAGGCCGAGTACGACCGGATCATCGACCAGCACCGCAGCTCGCCTTCGCTGGTGATGTGGGTCGACCAGAACGAGGGCTGGGGGCAGTACGACCAGGCCCGGATCGCCGACCACGTGAAGGCGTACGACCCTTCACGGCTGGTGAACAACATGAGCGGCATCAACTGCTGCGGCGCGGTCGACGGCGGCAACGGCGACGTCCTGGACCACCACGTCTACGTCGGGCCCGGCACGACCGTGCCCAGTGCCACCCGCGCCGCCGTTCTCGGTGAGTACGGCGGTCTGGGCTTCAAGGTCTCCGGCCACGAGTGGTATCCGGGCGGCGGCTTCAGTTACGAGGACCAGGCGGACCAGGCCCATCTCAACAACCGCTTCGTGGGACTCCTCGACGCGCTGCGCGAGGTGCGGATGCCCGCCGGACTCTCGGCCTCCGTCTACACGGAGATCACCGACGTGGAGAACGAGGCGAACGGCCTCCTCACCTATGACCGGCAGGTCGTCAAGGTGGACGCGGCCCGCGTGCAGGCCGCCAACCGCGCCCTCATCGACGCCTCCCGGGCCACGACCTCCCCGGTCGTCCTGCCCGCGAACCAGTACAAGTCCCTGCGGGTGACCACGTCCGGCTACACGGACCGCTATCTGCGGCACCGGGACGGGGCCGCCTACACCGACGTGGTCGACGCGAACAGCGCGGCCCTGCTCAAGAACGACGCCACCTGGAAGATCGTGCCGGGCCTCGCGAACAGCGCCTGCTACTCCTTCGAGTCGCGCAACTACCCCGGTCAGTATCTGCGGCACCGTGAGTACCGCGTCTACAAGGAGTCGGGCAGCGGAGCCCTGTTCAACGCCGACGCGACCTTCTGTGCCGTGCGCGGCGCGAACGGCGGCGTCCGGTTGTCCGCGTCCAACTTCCCCGAGCAGTATCTGCGGCACTACAACGCCGAGTTGTGGCTGGCCACCCCGGGTGGCTCCCATGCCTGGGACAACCCCGGCTCCTTCACCGAGGACACCACCTGGGCCGTCGAAGCACCCTGGGCCCCCTGACCGCTGACCGCGCGCGGGGGACGGCAGCCGCCGGGCCGCCGTCCCCCGCCCTCTCTTCCGCTCACAGGTCCGCCCGCTCCTCCGCCTCGGCCGCCCGGGGCGACACCACGGTCGGACGGCGCACGGTCAGGCTCTCCACGGCGAACGACATCTCCTTGGTCCCGGCCGCGGGACGAGGGTGGTAACGCCCGGCGCTCACCGACAGGTTGACGATGAGGTAGGCGTGCCAGCCCTTCCCCACCCCGCGCCTGTCGGCGAAGATCCGTGTGCCGTTGAGCCACCAGATCACCGAACGGGCGCCGAACTCCACCCGCAGGTCGACATGGCCACCGGGGCGCACGGCCTCATCGTGGTGATAGAGGTTCCCGCCGCGCACGTGGTTGGAGAATTCCAGCAGGTCGGGGTTGTCGGGGTGGTACTCGAACACGTCGATCTCCTGGCCCCCGTCCCGCCAGGTCCAGATGGCCGGCCAGGCCCCCACTTCGACGGGCAGGCGCACGCGCGCCTCCAGCACGTCCCCCGCGCGCACCATGAAGTCGTCCTCGCTCCCCTCGGTGGTGAGCAGGCCCGCACTCCACAGGCCGTCCTTGCGGCGCGTGGCCCGGAACGTGCCGGTGCGGGAGTACGCCGGGTCGGAGACCAGGTAGTCCAGCTTGTTGTCGGTCGGATTGACCGGACCGCCCTCGGGATAGGCCCAGGAGCGGCCGGCCACCCACTGCCTTCGCGAACTGAAATCGGCTGTGAAGACGACGTCGGACACAGTCCGGCTCCTTGCGATGGAGGAAAGGGACAAATGCGCGCAGTCCGTTTCTCCCCAGTCGGTCGGCGCTCATGCGTCGGCCGGTCCCACCCGCCGTGCAAACAACCCGCCCGGGTGAACTCGCCCGTCGGACAAGGGGTCCCGGGCGGACCAGGGGCCCCGGGCGGGCAGCGGCTGTGCGCCGGGTCTCAGGGACGAGCGGGCCGGCCGCCCCAGTCGAGGCGGAGCACGGCCAGATCGTCGGAGTGCCGGCCGGCGTTCAGCGCATGGGTCTCCTTGATGAGGAGGTCCACATGGGCGGCCGGGTCCGCCGACGGCAGTCTGCGTATCAGCGCGAGCAGCCCTTCGACGCCGAGCCGCTCCTCCTTCGTCCCGTTGTGGCCTTCGGTGAGGCCGTCGGTGTAGAGGGTCAGCGCGCCGGTGGCCGGGAGCGGGACGACCGTGGAGGGCCAGCTGTGGACCCCGGGGAAGATACCCAGCGCGATGCCGTGCGCGGCGGTCACCTCCCAGGTCCCCTCGGGTGAGGTGAGAAGGGGCTCGTGGTGGCCCGCGAGGTGGAGGGTCGCGGTGGCGGCCTCCTGGTCCAGGGTGAGCAGGGTGCAGGTCGCGAACAGCTGCTGGCTGCCGCGTTCGGCCATGAGTATGCGTTCCATCAGATGCAGCAGGTCGTCCCCGCGATGCCCGCCGAGCACGAGGGAGCGCCAGGCGATGCGCAGGCAGACACCGAGCGCGGCGGCGTCGGGGCCGTGGCCGCTGACGTCTCCGACGACGGCGTGCAGCAGCCCGTCGTCCCCCTCGACCACATCGAGGAAGTCCCCGCCGAGCAGGGCCATCGTGGCGCCGGGCAGGTAGCGGGACGTCACCCTGATCATGGAGGTGTCGAGGATCGGCTGCGGCAGCAGACCGCGTTCCAGACGGGCGTTCTCCTCGGCCCGCAGTTGCGCGGCCTGGGCCGCGGCGCTCGCGCGCTCGGTCTGGCTCCGGTAGACGGCGTAGCGCAGCGTCCGCTGCAGGAGGTCGGCTTCGACCTTTCCCTTGACGAGGTAGTCCTGGGCTCCGGCCGCCATGGCGTCGGTGCCCGCCCGGTCCTCGGACAGCCCGGTGAGGACGATCACCGCGGTGTGCGGGGCGATCCCTCGGACGGCGGTGACCGCGTCGATGCCCGACACGTCGGGCAGGTGCAGATCGAGGAAGATGCAGTCGATCGGGCTGCCGGCGAGTTCGGCGCGCGCCTCGGCCAGCGTGGTCCGGATGGTCAGCTCGAATCCCAGTCCGGTGTCGTACAGGAGTTCCTCGACCAGCAGCGCGTCGCCCGGGTCGTCCTCTATCAGGAGGATGCGGTACATCGGCTTGTCGGAGGCCGCGCCCGGGGCGGCCGTCGTGGGTCCGGTCATCGTGCCTGCTCCGCCTCCGCGCGGGTGGCCTCGGGGGTGGTGTCCTCGCCGGGGCTCTCCGGCGGCCGGGGCGCGAGCGTGAAGACGATGCGGGCGCCGTCGTGGTAGGCCGGGTCGACGGCGATGGTGCCGCCGTGGAACTCGACGATCTTCTTGCACATCGCGAGGCCGATCCCGCTGCCCGAGTAGGTGTCCTTGGTGTGCAGCCGCTGGAAGATCACGAAGATCTTGTCGGCGTACTCCGGTGCGATTCCGATGCCGTTGTCGGTGACGGTGAACCGCCACAGGTCGCCTTCCCGGTCCGCCGTGACGTGGATCTTCGGCGCCTCGCCCGGGCGCCGGAACTTGACGGCGTTGCCGATCAGGTTCTGCCAGAGCATGCCCAGCTGGGTGGGGTCCGCGACCAGGGTCGGCAGCGGGTCGTGGGTGATCGTCGCGCCGGCCTCCTCGATGCCGACGCTCATCGTGGACAGGGTCCTCTCCAGCACGTCGTCCAGGTCGACGCCCTGGTGGGCGTTGTGGAGCCGTCCGACCCGGGAGAAGTCGAGCAGGTCGTTGATGAG is a genomic window containing:
- a CDS encoding TauD/TfdA dioxygenase family protein — encoded protein: MTVTIPQAGVPTLREARVPTGGIYEGARELRRLPEGGSDRPYDLFELVPQAATIGAEIRGVDLSRPLDPALREELDRALLEWKVLFFRAQHLTSEQQSGFARNWGELETNPLLARGSSADVVRFDKRAGATPTFENVWHADVTFRERPALGAVLQLREVPPFGGDTMWADMAVAYDNLSQEVKNRIDGATAVHDFIPGFARFYGPERLAPFQDAFPPVEHPVVRTHPETGRKLLFVNTSFTTRITGLPREESDQLLRHLVQQAHVPEYQVRFRWQAGDVAFWDNRATQHYAVNDYGSHRRVAERVAIAGDRPF
- a CDS encoding LamG domain-containing protein; the encoded protein is MSDVVFTADFSSRRQWVAGRSWAYPEGGPVNPTDNKLDYLVSDPAYSRTGTFRATRRKDGLWSAGLLTTEGSEDDFMVRAGDVLEARVRLPVEVGAWPAIWTWRDGGQEIDVFEYHPDNPDLLEFSNHVRGGNLYHHDEAVRPGGHVDLRVEFGARSVIWWLNGTRIFADRRGVGKGWHAYLIVNLSVSAGRYHPRPAAGTKEMSFAVESLTVRRPTVVSPRAAEAEERADL
- a CDS encoding PP2C family protein-serine/threonine phosphatase, producing the protein MTGPTTAAPGAASDKPMYRILLIEDDPGDALLVEELLYDTGLGFELTIRTTLAEARAELAGSPIDCIFLDLHLPDVSGIDAVTAVRGIAPHTAVIVLTGLSEDRAGTDAMAAGAQDYLVKGKVEADLLQRTLRYAVYRSQTERASAAAQAAQLRAEENARLERGLLPQPILDTSMIRVTSRYLPGATMALLGGDFLDVVEGDDGLLHAVVGDVSGHGPDAAALGVCLRIAWRSLVLGGHRGDDLLHLMERILMAERGSQQLFATCTLLTLDQEAATATLHLAGHHEPLLTSPEGTWEVTAAHGIALGIFPGVHSWPSTVVPLPATGALTLYTDGLTEGHNGTKEERLGVEGLLALIRRLPSADPAAHVDLLIKETHALNAGRHSDDLAVLRLDWGGRPARP
- a CDS encoding AbfB domain-containing protein, coding for MRSTTPDPRPWAVWLRRRARRITTVLATLALVCTAALTATGTVQAAPAAWTPKPSPMTTPWTNQVSVDNPLPEYPRPQLTRPDWANLNGIWDFAVTSADAGQPASFSEQIRVPFVAESALSGIQRKITQNDKLWYKRTFTVPAGWNGRRVQLNFGASDWRTTVWVNGSQAGATHSGGYDSFSYDITGLLNGGTNTIVVSVWDPSQTGIGAVGKQRISDVAPHPGGGIFYTAASGIWQTVWLEPTAAAHITRLDMVPDLTNNTLKVTVRGDGISGQSARVTVSSGSTTVGTATGAVGGTITVAIPNPHLWTPEDPFLYDVKADLLSGSTVVDSVGGYSGMRSVGVARVDGVLRPVLNGKFVFQTGTLDQGYWPDGIYTAPTDDALKYDLQKHKDLGFNMVRKHIKVEPQRWFYWADKLGLLVWQDMPAMDTRTPDSAARTQWEAEYDRIIDQHRSSPSLVMWVDQNEGWGQYDQARIADHVKAYDPSRLVNNMSGINCCGAVDGGNGDVLDHHVYVGPGTTVPSATRAAVLGEYGGLGFKVSGHEWYPGGGFSYEDQADQAHLNNRFVGLLDALREVRMPAGLSASVYTEITDVENEANGLLTYDRQVVKVDAARVQAANRALIDASRATTSPVVLPANQYKSLRVTTSGYTDRYLRHRDGAAYTDVVDANSAALLKNDATWKIVPGLANSACYSFESRNYPGQYLRHREYRVYKESGSGALFNADATFCAVRGANGGVRLSASNFPEQYLRHYNAELWLATPGGSHAWDNPGSFTEDTTWAVEAPWAP